A part of Plasmodium sp. gorilla clade G2 genome assembly, chromosome: 8 genomic DNA contains:
- a CDS encoding ATP-dependent RNA helicase prh1, putative produces the protein MIELPILKYKHEIKKLIKKNKLIIIKGETGCGKTTQVPQIINEIFFDKKEKKYDNRKDKNDEKKKKKEKKKMLISLPRRVATISVAERVSKEMKRGDIGNYVGYTIRFKNVCSDKTRIKFVTDGILIREIMNDPLLKKYKFLILDEIHERSIRTDVLLGYTKILLQKRKKIKIILMSATFDINIFNQFFNNPPIITIPHKLHKITIYYPRKNVEDYILSIVSTILQIHFGNTTYASEFENDDDHKENRSNVSNISNVSNGSDEKNKVNKEHELNESNETDHTNKIDEQNNIQTDTNSMNNINENINKTEDKNLGDILVFLPGQEEIEMVNIMLKEKLKIIYKGNLLNKLMKEGNNYNNQNDFQNKINNKFNTNDHILNEICFHFGNTEIIPDKIYNMKILQLYSSLPNKKQKIIFDPVPPNTRKVILSTNIAETSVTIPNIKYVIDSGKVKIKYFDVNRGSNVLRVTQISKDSAIQRSGRAGREAPGQVYRIYTKEEYENMNPFLIPEIFRSDLTQIYLELKAMNINNPLEFNFPENPRKELFVHSAKMLFKINAIDMNNNLTDLGKKLCLFPLNPIYANILLCSIEFNCIDEIATIIALLNCDSIFLNYNFYEDLNTMNNDSLNKKNNNNEEQKSVHKNSVQNSKENINNLKNDDKKKGKNNNLEQDDDHVNDDDNNDDNNNVNNDEDIEEKKINDKNKLINVARRKLIHPDGDHLTLLHIFYLWKEADIKEKKHFCNIYALNNEILHQVEKIKIQLLEIMKNKMKIEIPKKLHMHKWDQILICLCKACFFNIAKLTSNTNVYINLVNKTKIRIHPSSTLFNSYIKPTFIFYSDIVQTRRLYARIVTKIEADWLLKYVSSKFQVAKT, from the exons atgattgaATTACCCATATTAAAATACAAacatgaaattaaaaaattaataaaaaaaaataaattaattataataaaaggaGAAACAGGTTGTGGAAAGACCACGCAAGTTCctcaaataataaatgaaatattttttgataaaaaagagaaaaaatatgataatagaaaagataaaaatgatgaaaaaaaaaaaaagaaggaaaaaaaaaaaatgttaatatCTCTTCCAAGAAGAGTAGCAACTATTAGTGTTGCTGAAAGGGTTTCTAAAGAAATGAAAAGAGGTGATATAGGTAATTATGTTGGTTATACTATAAGATTTAAAAATGTTTGTTCTGATAAAACTAGAATAAAATTTGTAACAGATGGGATATTAATTAGAGAAATCATGAATGAtcctttattaaaaaaatataaatttttaattctaGATGAAATCCATGAAAGATCTATTAGAACTGATGTCTTATTAGGTTATACAAAAATTTTgttacaaaaaagaaaaaaaattaaaattatactAATGTCTGCAACGTTtgatataaacatatttaatCAATTTTTTAACAACCCACCAATTATAACCATCCCTCATAAGCTTCATAaaattacaatatattatcCTAGAAAAAATGTAGAAGATTATATTCTATCTATTGTAAGTACAATATTACAGATACATTTTGGTAATACTACATATGCCTCAGAATttgaaaatgatgatgatcaTAAAGAGAATAGATCAAATGtatcaaatatatcaaatgtaTCAAATGGAtcagatgaaaaaaataaagtgaATAAAGAACACGAATTGAATGAATCAAACGAAACAGAccatacaaataaaatagatgAACAGAATAATATACAGACAGATACCAACTCTATGAACaacataaatgaaaatataaataagacgGAAGATAAAAATCTGGGTGACATTTTAGTATTCTTACCTGGTCAAGAAGAAATCGAAATGGTAAATATCatgttaaaagaaaaattaaaaataatatataaaggaaatttattaaataaattaatgaaagaaggaaataattataataatcaaaatgattttcaaaataaaataaataataaatttaataccAATGATCATATACTTAATGAAATTTGTTTTCATTTTGGTAATACGGAAATAATTcctgataaaatatataatatgaaaatctTACAACTATATTCATCACTtccaaataaaaaacaaaaaattatatttgacCCTGTTCCTCCAAACACAAGGAAG GTAATTTTAAGTACCAACATTGCAGAAACATCAGTGACCATTccgaatataaaatatgtaatcgACAGCGGAAaagtgaaaataaaatattttgatgTAAATAGGGGAAGCAACGTTTTAAGAGTGACGCAAATATCTAAAGATTCTGCAATTCAAAGGAGTGGAAGAGCAGGAAGAGAAGCTCCAGGACAGGTGTATCgaatatatacaaaagagGAGTATGAGAATATGAATCCTTTTTTAATACCTGAAATTTTCCGTTCAGACTTGACTCAAATATATTTGGAATTAAAG GCCATGAATATTAATAACCCCCTTGAATTCAATTTTCCGGAAAATCCAAGGAAGGAACTTTTTGTACATTCAGCCAAAAtgctttttaaaataaacgCTAtcgatatgaataataactTAACTGATTTGGGAAAAAAACTGTGCTTATTTCCTTTAAATCCTATATAtgctaatatattattatgttccaTAGAATTTAATTGTATAGATGAAATAGCTACAATTATAGCGCTACTTAACTGTGACAgcatttttttgaattataatttttatgaagATTTGAATACCATGAATAATGATTCcttgaacaaaaaaaataataataatgaagaacaAAAAAGTGTGCATAAGAATTCTGTTCAAAATTCgaaggaaaatataaacaatttaaaaaatgatgataaaaaaaaaggaaaaaataataatcttgAACAAGATGACGACCATgttaatgatgatgataataatgatgataataataatgttaataatgatgaagatatagaagaaaaaaaaatcaatgataaaaataaattaattaatgtTGCAAGAAGAAAACTTATCCATCCAGATGGAGATCATTTAacattattacatattttttatttatggaAAGAAGCtgatattaaagaaaaaaaacatttttgtaatatatatgctttaaataatgaaatattacatcaagtagaaaaaataaaaatacaattattagaaattatgaaaaataaaatgaaaattgaaataccaaaaaaattacatatgcATAAATGGGATCaaattttaatttgtttatgTAAGGcatgtttttttaatatagcTAAATTAACATCAAAtacaaatgtatatataaatttggtTAATAAGACAAAAATAAGAATTCACCCATCATCAACTCTTTTTAACTCTTATATTAAACCAacgtttatattttattctgaTATTGTACAAACAAGAAGATTGTATGCTCGAATTGTGACGAAAATTGAGGCAGACTGGTTATTGAAATATGTATCATCAAAATTTCAAGTAGCCAAAACGTAA
- a CDS encoding ribosomal RNA small subunit methyltransferase NEP1, putative — MTTDKQDHENSSNMNEALLLSDCSSEENNYEEDDDEKKKEKKVIIILEGACLQLIEVKRYIYELANSRKHKNILKKKQVDEENIKNFRPDILHQCLIHLLESPLNKYGYLQIYIKTHDNQLFYVSSNLKIPKTFQQFESLMVTFLRKYKIKAHEKNIYLLKIIKNDLQNILPTNGYKIGLSLKGKKVQLNNYIKDFKNTNQPVTFFIGAVAYSNPTMKLQILDDNISISDFSLSAAMCCTSICSEFENLWNLF, encoded by the coding sequence ATGACGACGGACAAACAAGACCATGAAAATAGTAGTAATATGAATGAAGCCCTTTTGTTATCAGATTGTTCaagtgaagaaaataattatgaggaagatgatgatgagaaaaaaaaagaaaaaaaagttattataattttagaaGGAGCATGTTTACAATTAATTGAagtaaaaagatatatatatgaattagcTAATAGTAggaaacataaaaatatattaaaaaaaaaacaagtagatgaagaaaatataaaaaatttcagACCTGATATATTACATCAATgtttaatacatttattagAAAGtcctttaaataaatatggatatttacaaatatatataaaaacacatGATAAtcaattattttatgtatcttcaaatttaaaaataccTAAAACATTTCAACAATTTGAATCTTTAATGGTTACCtttttaagaaaatataaaattaaagcacatgaaaaaaatatttatttattaaaaattataaaaaacgatttacaaaatatattacctACAAATGGATATAAAATAGGATTGTctttaaaaggaaaaaaagttcaattaaataattatatcaaagattttaaaaatacaaatcaACCTGTTACATTCTTTATAGGAGCTGTAGCATATTCAAATCCTACAATGAAATTACAAATActagatgataatatttctatCTCCGATTTTAGTTTAAGTGCAGCTATGTGTTGTACATCTATATGTTCAGAGTTTGAAAATCTATggaatttattttaa
- a CDS encoding clp1-related protein, putative, translating into MANNGNTRLYHLKAYHELRIVTLEKSTKYNEKEECIKIRVLSSKNIHHKSNDKKNMKDNINYSAEIFGKELIIDKEYTFGYNEKFSIYTYTGCYIQIKGMTLQEYESKNNTMKEYVSLCYILDAYRKLAKKKKKIGPRILITGNNNSGKSSVSLLLLNYALKSGFKPLYIETDTKASSDKIELNRGPGVISCFKYDNMNNIENMYPMAGINKTSINTNTNTNINTNTNINTNINTNINTNINTNINTNNNNNNSGNTFDLINNNNMFDSYMKYSLEYFFGYYDIKEDINLYYHLNECVSSCIYLMFLNNINNLSADLRNYSNEQEHICSSGFILNVPSEADHDIIKNLIDIYNINIVIVIDNSFLHYSLKEHYHNVKEDEQEYNNVDPQHNLINDRDKKGRPSKRLSEQKSLYDMNVVKDTSLNYDKRNSIYFNKNKDEEVLYDGEKNEELKTDDYNNINMNNKKDNNIYNIENMYSYYKEKDDDEDKKNIQIIGMPKFEGVIPSDNNRIKYCRNLWYYNYFSRDININNYLFKKSHIISFKYSRTSFIKLDTNLAVPLSALPSDCRDIKRENVSVSFYNGNVKNLMNCILAVSYSKDFSYVHLINIAALVHVQGIKEVEQSQQEQDNQKENINSYDNNDQNNNEHNHNQVDYIFDILCPIYITLKNLPPFFIIPGNIRQMKF; encoded by the coding sequence atggcAAACAATGGAAATACCAGACTTTATCATCTAAAAGCTTACCATGAACTTCGTATAGTGACACTTGAAAAATctacaaaatataatgagAAAGAAGAATGTATTAAAATCCGTGTATTGTCAAGTAAGAATATACATCATAAAAGTaatgataagaaaaatatgaaggataatataaattatagtGCTGAAATATTTGGTAAGGAATTAATAATAGATAAGGAATATACATTTGGATATAATGAAAAgttttctatatatacatatactggttgttatatacaaataaaaggAATGACATTACAAGAATATGAAAGTAAGAATAATACAATGAAAGAATATGTATCtctatgttatatattagaTGCCTATCGTAAGttagcaaaaaaaaaaaaaaaaataggtcctagaatattaataactggaaataataattcaggAAAAAGTTCAGTATCTTtgcttttattaaattatgcATTGAAATCAGGATTTAAACCATTATATATAGAGACAGATACTAAAGCTAGCTCTGATAAGATAGAATTAAATCGAGGACCTGGTGTTATCAGTTGttttaaatatgataatatgaataatatagaaaatatgtaTCCCATGGCaggtataaataaaacaagcATAAACACAAACACAAACACAAACATAAACACAAACACAAACATAAACACAAACATAAACACAAACATAAACACAAACATAAACACAAACATAAACacaaacaataataataataatagtggtAACACGTTtgatttaattaataataataatatgtttgaCTCATACATGAAGTATTCattagaatatttttttggatattatgatattaaagaagatataaacttatattatcatctaaACGAATGCGTAAGTAGTTGTATATATCTaatgtttttaaataatattaataatctATCAGCTGATTTAAGAAATTACAGTAACGAACAAGAACATATATGTTCCTCAggatttatattaaatgtcCCATCAGAAGCAGAccatgatattataaaaaatttaattgatatttataatattaatattgtgATTGTTATagataattcttttttacaTTATTCTTTAAAAGAACATTATCATAACGTTAAAGAAGATGAAcaggaatataataatgtggaTCCACAACACAATTTGATTAATGATAGAGATAAAAAAGGTAGACCATCAAAGAGATTATCTGAGCAAAAATCATTATATGACATGAATGTTGTTAAGGATACTAGTTTGAATTATGATAAGCGCAattcaatttattttaataagaataagGATGAGGAGGTTTTATATGATGGTGAGAAAAATGAGGAATTAAAAACAGacgattataataatataaacatgaataataaaaaggataataatatatacaatatagaaaatatgtatagttattataaagaaaaagatgatgatgaagataagaaaaatattcaaattattGGTATGCCAAAATTTGAAGGTGTTATACCTTCTGATAATAATCGTATAAAATATTGTCGAAATTTATggtattataattatttttcaagagatataaatataaataattatctttttaaaaaaagtcatataatatcatttaaatatagtAGAACTAGTTTTATAAAACTAGATACAAATCTTGCTGTACCTTTATCAGCTTTACCATCTGATTGTAGAGatataaaaagagaaaatgTATCAGTTAGTTTTTATAATGGAAATGTAAAAAATCTAATGAACTGTATTCTAGCAGTATCTTATTCTAAAGATTTCTCATATGTACATCTTATTAATATTGCTGCATTAGTACATGTTCAGGGTATTAAAGAAGTTGAGCAATCACAACAAGAACAAGATaatcaaaaagaaaatattaattcttatgataataatgatcaaaataataatgaacacAATCATAATCAAGttgattatatttttgatatattatgtccaatatatataacattgaAAAATTTACctcctttttttataatacctGGAAATATAAGGCAAATGAAATTCTAA